The Rhodamnia argentea isolate NSW1041297 chromosome 7, ASM2092103v1, whole genome shotgun sequence genome contains the following window.
TATGAAAACTAAATTATAAATTTCGTCATCGGTTTTTCGCTTGTGATTACCCTAATTTCGAAATCTACTCGGGATGATGTTTTATCCCTTTTATCTTTCTAAGCAAGTTCCTAATGGCATTGTTCCGCCCgttcatttctaaaaaataaagatacGAAAGTGCCAATAACTGGAAAGTGGAagaatatttcaattttcttgacTATGTATCATACATAAATCGCTTGCACGTTAACATGTGACTTTTTATTATAGTAACTTgtagaaatgaattttcatttaaaatgtACAAATTAAAGACTTAAACACAATAAaagacataaaaataaaaaaaaatcctttttctctttttttcctattttctcctCCGGAAGCATAtaataaaattgaataaatggTAACACCGCTTTATAATATGTTTAATAATATAAATGGAAAACCTTTATTAAGTATAGACAGCACCTTGGTCACGGTTCCTTAACATGATACGAGCcgttttcaatttgttttgttttgtctgGTCTGGAGCAGTCTCCATCTTTTCACCTCGAAAAACCCGTTCCTCAGATTCTCCGAAACCTTCCAAAGCACAACAagtagatttttatttattccccTCCTCCTTCCCTTGTAGGAAATCACAGGACGAGGAATTCTAGGATTTCTGGGAAGACGAAATGGGGTTGCGCCGATTCTTTATCGGCATGTTGTAGTGACCGTGTCTTGTGTCTGAACTGAACTGAACTGGCCATGTTTCTTTCGTCCCCATAAAAAGATGGGGGTCAGAGCTGGTTCTTCCTCTGCGGTCTCTTGTGTTGCTACTTctgtttcttctcctttcaaGCCCAAGATTTTCCAGGTAATTGAGAAAGGTTTTACCTGGTGTGAGTCGAGATTATGTTTTAACACTTCAAGATTTAATTTTTGCTGAATTTGTGTACATCATTCAGCATGCTTTTTTGCTTGTGGATTGTCAATCTGATActtggtggaggtggtggtgatgggGGTGAGTAGATTATGGCTGCaatttcttggattattttcgTCATCAAGATTTGTCCATCCGTCCTTGTAATCGGGTTGTGTGAGTAGAATTCTCATGCAATAAGTAcgattttctgaaaaattaagATAAAGAGTTCTGGTGAAGGCATAGGATGGAACTGTATCGACAATCCATAATAGTTTTTAGTAAGGAGACTGCGACTTAAGTTAATCGTCTGGAGAATCAAGAAGCGGGGTTTTTCGGGTGGGGGGTGGGTTGGGTGTATGGtatgcaatttttccttttggctccATATTCGGATTAAGGAAGGGGGTGGGGGAAGAGGAATGTATATTCGACTAGCGCAatctctattttccttttctctgtgGATGGATGTGTACTGTCATCAATATTGATGACATTGCAAGATGGGGCATCAGCATGGGCTCGGTCAGTGAATCTCAAAGATAGTCACGGATTTCCGCATTCTTTGCTTTTATGTTGTTCCTATGGATGCTTTCTGTTGGATGCTCTCATCCTTGTTGAAGTTTGTTGTTTATATGGTGAACCCAGAGTTAATTCCGGGTGCTATAATGTTATCCAACCTCATGTCAGCAGTATATTGGCCTTCTAGTACGTCTTGCTAATCAGAGGACAACTGCAGATAATGCCGTATTAGTTTCAAGAGGATGGTGCAAATGTTTATTTTCTTGGTTGGTCGAATAATCAGAATGCCAATGTAAGATAGGTATTTACTCAATGATGCTGTTGGAAACTTGGATTTGACTCCTAGACAATTAATTATCTGTAGATAGAGTCACCTTGATAATGGAGTCTGAGTAAGTGAACTGCCGGAGAGTTAGTTTGATCATATTCAAGGTTACTAAGATTTGGATCCTGTTGAGGATGGTGGATTAGGTTTTATGATAATGAACTTTACTGCTAGGATCGTGAGATTCCATTAGTGAAAAGATGACAGATAAATGTGGATAGACgttttatattgaaaaaaatagggTTTAGTTAGATCAGAGCTCCAACGTTAGTACTAAAACATCTATGGACATGTCAGGTATAAGTTCCTTGAAGTACGGAAAAGTGTATTATGAAACGTATGCGGAAAGATGCAATGGTATCGATAGAGAATGCTTTTTGTGGGAACAGAACTGCAAACCTAAAAATTCTATCTCTGAGATAAAATTAGCTTTGGGTTTTCCTTTTAAGTTTCTATCATCTAAATGCTTAAATGTACGAAGACAGACTCAAATAAGACGCAAAAACCTTGAGAGGGTACCAACTTCTAGAGAATACGAATCTGCATATAATGACCAACATTTATTACTACATTGGTTTTTAAGTGTTTGGACTATAATAGATATGTGATACAGTGGTAAAGGTGAGAAATTTGTATTTGGACAAAATTTCTTTGCTATAACAGATGGATTGAGAACTATAGAATGCTTTAGACCGCTCCTCTTTAGGATTCTGATTGTCTTGTGAATGCTGCTAAGTTGCTTTAAAGCTTTCAAGTGGGGAATGGCGTCCTCCTTGTCCTTACAACATGACTTaccaattttcaaaaagaagcttgtTTACTGAAGGATGCTTTGTTTTTTCCCCATTTGCTCATATTCGGTCAACTGATATAGTCCTGTGTGCGAATTACTGCAACATACTAAGTTGATGATTGTTTATTTTCTGCACATGTTAATAATGATAATCACTTCCTATATATTCCGTTGGGCTGTCAATCTCGATGTTTCAAGTTTTTATGATAAttgaattgctggataaaggagGTTCTAGCAACCCCTGTGGATGAGGATCATTTATCCTGTCAAAGTCCTAACAtgtgaagggaagaaaaggaaatctgGATCTTTTTTCTTGATTCAGAAGGTTCAACTGGGATTTTGATGACTGCAATTCAGCAACTCAAAATATGGTGTCTCGTGCTTTCATTCTCCTTTCTAGTGTTCTACGAGTTGCCTCTTTTGGTTATCTTGAGGGCACTTCAATTGGTTATTATTTGGTGTCCTCCTTATTGACTACCATTACTTTATAGAGAAAACAATTTTCTCATAGTTGAGTGATCCTAAGTTTTTGAAGTGATATctcttcttttagaaaatttggttctaatttatttaaactCTGATACTTTCATTGCCAGCTCGGCCTATTAAGAGTGCCATGCGGAAGCCGCCCATCTGATACTCACTGGCTGAGCAATTCTAAAGGTAATTTTTGGAACTTAAATGTTCTATCTGTATTTTGCGAAGGCACATATGATCTAAGGAATTTTGCGATGATGCTAGCAGCCTGGATTATGATCTTAGCTACTTTAGTTTTCAACTTCCAACTTCAAAAATCTTGGCTATGCCTATTTTACAATATATTATTTCTGTCACGTGCTTGCTAGTTATCATCAGTTATCTATTGCTACTGGATTAAATGATTggttttgatttcttcttctttccttttttaagcCGTCAAGGCTCATGGCTTCATCAATGGAGCAGTCATCTCGAATAGAAAGttccaaaatgagaaaaatactCTCTGCGCTACTTCAGTTGGGCATGAACAAGACAGTGAGGTTGATTTGGATGCTCTAGAGGAGACAAATATTCTCACTCCCTCTGAAGAATCGTTGTCTTCGAGCAGCTTGTATGTCCCTTTAGAGGGAACTGATGGAAAATCGGGCCTATTATCATTTTACAATCGCCCATATGGAAGGGAGGACAAACTATCCATCGTTTACCCACAGGGAAATCAAAACAACCTAGAATGGATCATTGGGCCAGCCGTGCTTGTGACATCCTTTATTTTCCCTTCACTCTACCTTCGGAGAATACTATGTACTATATTTGAAGACTCTCTTCTGACAGGTAAGTGATTCTTCTTATGTCGACACATGTTGCGTTATTCCCCTAGAGAATAGCAGAGGACATTTGCTTCAGTTGTTCCTCTGTTTACTTGTCCACACCTTACTTCATTTCCTTCTCAATTCAAATGTGGCTTTGTGATTGCAGATTTCCTCATATTGTTCTTCACGGAAGCTCTGTTCTACTGCGGTGTCGCAATTTTTCTTCTACTTATAGACCATATGCGAAGGCCTTTGGCGTCCGATTCCGCAGATGAAAAGAAGAGGTTGGCTCCACAATTGGTGCACCGGATCTCTTCAGTTGCTGCCCTGGTGCTTAGTCTTACCGTTCCTATGGTGACCATGGGCTTAGTCTGGCCATGGACCGGCCCTGCAGCTTCCGCAGCACTTGCTCCATATCTGGTCGGTATTACTGTCCAATTTGCATTTGAGCAATATGCAAGATACCGCAAATCCCCTTCCATGCCTGTGATACCCATTATATTTCAGGTGAGTGGCACCATACCATGATGGTGTTGGAGGGTCTTTGAATTGGCCAATGCAGTACTTTAGTTTGCTCATTTCTGgatcaatttaaaaatttagcCTGTTTGATAGAGTAGTCTTATCGAAGGTCCatatctttgttttttccattgaaTATCCAGCATGGAATGCTCAATGCTTATGAGGCCCCTATTCATAATTTCAATTGGCACTTAGAACCTATGGAGGACAGAGAAAGGGCCAAATTGTTTACCCATACGTTGTTTCTTGTTGCTTAACAGGTTTATAGGTTGCACCAACTAAACCGAGCAGCACAGCTGGTGACAGCCCTGTCTTTTACAGTGAGGGGAGTGGAAGTGACTCCAAACAACCTGGCAATAAATAGCTCCTTAAGTACTCTTTTGAATGTCCTTCAGTTTCTTGGTGTCATTTGCATCTGGTCACTTTCAAGCATCCTCATGAGAATTTTTACTTCGAACCCCATCACCGCAGAATGAATGGTGAACAGTTTAGTAGAAATCATGAGATAATCACCTCATTGTTGGACGTCCAAGCATGTACTATCTTTCAGATATAGTGTTGATGTAAGGGTAAGATAGGATTTAACCAAGCGAATTTGTAGGCCACAGAGGTGAATTAACGGTTGAGGTGGAGATTCTTCACGGCAGAGTAGAAAGTTATTGAAGGATCCTAAGGGTAGTTTATACGCTGGAGATCGAGTTAGCATCACTCTGCTGAGATGTGCCATAAAGAAAACAGTTCACAACCAACAACGATTGAACGTGTAAAAAGACAGGTTCAAGAGCTCTTTCTCACAGTTCATTGCATTATTTCGCAAGTTTCTTATGCATTGTGGATGAAAACAGGCTTCCAATTCAACAATAACATGCCTAGCATTTTCATCTgtcactttttcttttgctggaGTGATTCTTCTAGGGTTTCATTTTTGGCAATTTTAGAGTATTCACGTAGGTCGCTATGTTCTTGTATCTGGAGTATGTTAATCGGCTTTTACCGCCAAGCCTGTATTTTTTTCTCTGGGATTGTAAGCACGTGCCTAGTTTTCCACAAAGATTATAATACATTCCTTAAATTTACAATGTTGAGTAGAACAATGGCTTGAAGAAAACTGAAGTAACAAAACTTGTATAAGTAACTTGCGTCGGCATGTTCAGCCGTGGGAAGATTTTCACCAGTGGCCTATGTTTAAGCATAATTGAAAAGGAAGAGCTGTTGGCCTTTGCAAGACACGAGAAGGTTCTATTTACAATgccaaatttttacttttatgatCATCACTTTCAGAAGCACTTTGGATTGTCTGCACACTCCATTCTCTTGTTCATCATGTCATTGCAATGATATCCATAAAATATCCCTGTTCCTAGAATTATGACTTTCCTTCAAACGATTGTGGGAGGACCATTATGAGGAAGATATGTTCGGCCCACAAGAATGCTATGATCCTAGAGTTGAATTCCCTTTTATCCAAGGAAACCTTAGATGAATCCCCAAACTTACTTGTCCTTATCAATTATCACCCAATTGCACTTTGCCCCCTTTTGTTGAATTCAAACCTTGGCATGCCAAAGTTGATTCACCCACTTTGCACCCCCGAAAAAAGCGAAAATGATTTGAAGGGAAGAAATTTTCTCAACGAAACAAAGGTGTGATTAAACAGAAAAGGCCCAGGTTTTGCACATGTTAATAAAAGTAATCCATTGTTTAACCATAAGATGAGTTAGTGTTCAGCCCAAAGATGAGTTAGTGTTCATCCCTGAGAAAAAGTTAGTGTTCAAGGTATTGAGAATTGAAGTGACGATGAAAATTGACCAACCAGAAGCATCAGCAAGTCCAAAATGTATTGGAGGGGAACCCCCTTATTCCAA
Protein-coding sequences here:
- the LOC115734829 gene encoding uncharacterized protein LOC115734829 isoform X1; amino-acid sequence: MGVRAGSSSAVSCVATSVSSPFKPKIFQLGLLRVPCGSRPSDTHWLSNSKAVKAHGFINGAVISNRKFQNEKNTLCATSVGHEQDSEVDLDALEETNILTPSEESLSSSSLYVPLEGTDGKSGLLSFYNRPYGREDKLSIVYPQGNQNNLEWIIGPAVLVTSFIFPSLYLRRILCTIFEDSLLTDFLILFFTEALFYCGVAIFLLLIDHMRRPLASDSADEKKRLAPQLVHRISSVAALVLSLTVPMVTMGLVWPWTGPAASAALAPYLVGITVQFAFEQYARYRKSPSMPVIPIIFQVYRLHQLNRAAQLVTALSFTVRGVEVTPNNLAINSSLSTLLNVLQFLGVICIWSLSSILMRIFTSNPITAE
- the LOC115734829 gene encoding uncharacterized protein LOC115734829 isoform X2 — encoded protein: MLGLLRVPCGSRPSDTHWLSNSKAVKAHGFINGAVISNRKFQNEKNTLCATSVGHEQDSEVDLDALEETNILTPSEESLSSSSLYVPLEGTDGKSGLLSFYNRPYGREDKLSIVYPQGNQNNLEWIIGPAVLVTSFIFPSLYLRRILCTIFEDSLLTDFLILFFTEALFYCGVAIFLLLIDHMRRPLASDSADEKKRLAPQLVHRISSVAALVLSLTVPMVTMGLVWPWTGPAASAALAPYLVGITVQFAFEQYARYRKSPSMPVIPIIFQVYRLHQLNRAAQLVTALSFTVRGVEVTPNNLAINSSLSTLLNVLQFLGVICIWSLSSILMRIFTSNPITAE